Proteins from a genomic interval of Ndongobacter massiliensis:
- the phoU gene encoding phosphate signaling complex protein PhoU, which yields MRDEFVRQLGDLRQLVTEMGNLCTRAISEAVRALMEQDAGLAREIMKSDDAVNALEHQIEQLSIRLILTEQPVASDLRFISSTLKMVTDLERIGDHAVDIAELALSLIDQGATTVRLDNLRKMSEEALKMVNTAVRAFIEGHLANAEEVIKMDDVVDGYFETIRDEVMEEIREDRETAVAIVDHLMIAKYLERVGDHAQNIAEWVIYCVAGRMEHYS from the coding sequence ATGCGAGACGAATTTGTACGACAATTGGGCGATTTGCGCCAATTGGTCACCGAGATGGGGAATCTATGCACCCGCGCCATCTCCGAGGCAGTGCGCGCTTTGATGGAGCAGGATGCGGGACTCGCGCGAGAGATTATGAAATCGGACGACGCTGTCAATGCCTTGGAGCATCAGATTGAGCAGCTGAGCATTCGCCTGATTCTCACGGAGCAGCCGGTCGCATCGGATCTGCGCTTTATTTCCTCAACCTTGAAAATGGTGACGGACTTGGAGCGTATCGGCGATCATGCGGTGGATATTGCGGAATTGGCGTTGTCCCTGATTGATCAGGGCGCCACCACCGTGCGCCTGGACAATCTGCGGAAGATGTCGGAAGAAGCGCTGAAGATGGTCAATACGGCCGTCCGTGCTTTTATCGAAGGGCACTTGGCCAACGCGGAAGAAGTCATTAAAATGGATGATGTCGTGGACGGTTACTTTGAAACGATTCGCGATGAGGTGATGGAAGAAATTCGCGAAGATCGTGAAACGGCGGTTGCCATTGTCGATCACCTGATGATTGCGAAATATTTGGAGCGCGTCGGCGATCATGCGCAAAATATCGCAGAATGGGTAATTTATTGTGTAGCCGGGAGAATGGAACATTACAGCTAA
- the pstB gene encoding phosphate ABC transporter ATP-binding protein PstB, whose product MGKLNIHDFNCYYGDFHAIKNVTMEMMENEVTAFIGPSGCGKSTLLKSINRMNDLVQGFHTDGTICLGGTDIYSNIDVYELRKRVGMVFQQPNPFPKSIFDNVAYGPRTHGVKDHKKLEEIVETSLKQAAIWDEVKDKLNKSALSISGGQAQRVCIARCLAVRPDVLLLDEPTSALDPISTTKIEDLLFELKKNYTIVIVTHNMQQAARVSDKTGFFYLGDLIEYGETEQIFENPNDERTERYVTGRFG is encoded by the coding sequence ATGGGTAAGCTAAACATTCACGATTTTAATTGTTATTACGGCGATTTCCACGCCATTAAAAATGTTACGATGGAAATGATGGAAAATGAGGTGACGGCATTTATCGGACCTTCCGGCTGCGGGAAGTCTACGCTGCTCAAGTCCATCAATCGTATGAACGACCTGGTGCAGGGTTTTCACACGGACGGCACGATTTGCCTGGGCGGCACCGATATTTATTCGAATATTGACGTCTATGAATTGCGCAAGCGCGTCGGTATGGTGTTTCAGCAACCGAATCCGTTTCCCAAGAGCATTTTCGACAATGTTGCCTACGGTCCGCGTACGCATGGTGTGAAGGATCATAAAAAACTGGAAGAAATTGTCGAAACTTCCTTGAAACAGGCGGCAATCTGGGACGAAGTCAAGGATAAGCTCAATAAGTCGGCATTGTCGATTTCGGGTGGGCAGGCACAGCGTGTGTGCATTGCCCGGTGTTTGGCGGTACGCCCCGATGTGCTTCTTCTGGACGAACCGACCTCGGCATTGGATCCCATTTCGACGACGAAAATTGAAGATCTGCTGTTTGAACTCAAAAAGAATTACACCATCGTCATCGTAACGCACAATATGCAGCAGGCGGCGCGCGTGTCGGATAAAACCGGGTTCTTTTACCTGGGTGATTTGATTGAGTACGGCGAGACGGAGCAAATTTTTGAGAATCCGAACGATGAACGCACCGAACGCTACGTTACGGGACGTTTCGGTTGA
- the pstA gene encoding phosphate ABC transporter permease PstA, producing MDNSKSAVSRVDVQEKQQHPKPKTHWGSLLAKFFVYLAALITLGALIFVVVYVFVRGVPYLTPEIFSLQYNSKNVSMFPSIVNTLQVIAITLAISIPVGIATAIYTVEYAKPGNKFVEFVRLMTETLQGIPSIIFGLFGMLFFAYTIGWNMAILSGAMTMAMMCLPVIVRATEEALMAVPNSLREASYGLGARKVRTIFVVVLPAASLGIISGIVLAIGRIVGETAALIYTAGTMANLAGPMDNGRTLAVHMYMLQTESLHRDQAFATAAVLLVIVALINIVSMRIEGNIKKRELGNG from the coding sequence ATGGATAACAGCAAATCGGCAGTTTCCCGGGTCGATGTGCAGGAAAAGCAACAGCATCCCAAGCCGAAAACGCACTGGGGTTCACTTCTGGCAAAGTTTTTCGTCTATTTGGCCGCGTTGATTACATTGGGTGCCTTGATCTTTGTCGTCGTCTACGTTTTCGTGCGCGGCGTTCCGTATTTGACGCCGGAAATTTTCTCGCTGCAATATAATTCCAAGAACGTCTCGATGTTTCCATCAATTGTGAACACCTTGCAGGTCATTGCGATTACCTTGGCCATTTCGATTCCTGTCGGCATTGCGACGGCGATCTATACGGTCGAATACGCCAAGCCCGGCAATAAGTTTGTGGAATTCGTCCGCTTAATGACGGAGACCTTGCAGGGCATTCCCTCGATCATCTTCGGTTTGTTCGGCATGTTGTTTTTCGCCTACACGATCGGTTGGAACATGGCAATCTTATCCGGTGCGATGACCATGGCGATGATGTGCCTGCCGGTGATAGTCCGTGCGACGGAGGAGGCGCTGATGGCGGTGCCGAATTCCCTGCGGGAAGCCAGTTACGGGCTGGGCGCGCGCAAGGTGCGTACGATTTTTGTGGTGGTTCTTCCGGCGGCTTCCCTTGGCATTATCTCGGGCATTGTCCTTGCGATCGGGCGCATCGTCGGGGAGACGGCGGCACTGATATATACCGCAGGGACGATGGCAAATTTAGCGGGTCCGATGGACAACGGTCGGACGCTTGCCGTGCATATGTACATGCTGCAAACCGAATCGCTTCACCGGGACCAGGCATTTGCCACGGCGGCGGTGCTGCTGGTCATCGTTGCCTTGATCAATATCGTGTCGATGCGCATTGAAGGCAATATCAAGAAGAGGGAGTTGGGGAATGGGTAA
- the pstC gene encoding phosphate ABC transporter permease subunit PstC: MEQATKQARYRERGAEFVFGIAAAMSIVAVALICWFIFSTAVPTMLEIGVTDFLFGTKWAPANNAFGILPMIAGSIVVTLGASVIGVPIGVLTGVYVVYYCPKKIQRTVQAGINLLAGIPSVVYGLWALEIVVPWIRNAFGGTGVSILAAMILLGIMILPTIIALTRSALLSVPGTNYSGAVALGATHERAVFTVVVPAAKSGILSSIIMGIGRAIGETMAVAMVAGNMTLMPSSLTNGARTLTTNVVMEMSYATGLHRNALIATGGVLFVFILLINIGFNLAKRRGGKQNG, encoded by the coding sequence ATGGAGCAGGCTACGAAACAGGCCCGTTACCGAGAAAGAGGCGCCGAGTTCGTTTTCGGGATTGCCGCAGCGATGTCCATTGTGGCCGTTGCACTTATCTGCTGGTTTATCTTCAGCACGGCGGTGCCGACGATGTTGGAAATCGGCGTGACGGATTTCCTGTTCGGTACAAAATGGGCGCCGGCGAATAATGCCTTCGGCATTTTGCCGATGATTGCCGGCAGTATCGTTGTCACATTGGGTGCATCAGTCATTGGCGTGCCCATCGGTGTGTTGACCGGCGTATATGTTGTTTATTACTGCCCGAAAAAAATTCAGCGTACGGTACAGGCGGGCATCAACCTGCTTGCGGGGATTCCGTCTGTCGTTTACGGTCTGTGGGCATTGGAAATTGTCGTGCCTTGGATTCGAAACGCCTTCGGCGGCACGGGGGTGTCCATCCTTGCAGCAATGATTTTGTTGGGCATTATGATCTTGCCGACGATTATTGCGCTGACGCGCTCCGCGCTGCTTTCCGTTCCCGGGACGAACTATTCCGGCGCGGTAGCATTGGGAGCGACGCATGAGCGGGCGGTTTTCACCGTGGTGGTGCCAGCGGCGAAATCCGGCATTTTATCCTCCATCATTATGGGCATTGGCCGTGCCATCGGTGAGACCATGGCGGTAGCGATGGTGGCGGGCAATATGACCCTGATGCCGTCGTCACTGACGAACGGTGCGCGCACGTTGACGACCAACGTGGTCATGGAAATGAGTTATGCGACGGGGCTGCATCGCAATGCCTTGATTGCGACCGGCGGCGTACTGTTCGTGTTCATTCTGTTAATCAATATCGGCTTTAATCTTGCAAAGCGGCGGGGAGGGAAACAAAATGGATAA
- a CDS encoding substrate-binding domain-containing protein, translating into MKTMKKWLTMALTVALVLGLAACGGNAGSSESSKESSAASSKAESSSEAKSETKSEKVTGAKGEINVVSREAGSGTRGAFIEIAGIEVKEGDQKVDKTYEAAVVQQGTDAVITYVSGDDRGIGYISLGSLNDTVKALKVEGVAPSEETVKDGSYKIARPFNICYKEDSLSDVAKDFIDFIFSKKGQEIVLANNVVPVDSAAPEYANTEKLSGKITIQGSTSVDPVMEAIIEAYNEVQPDVKIEKTANGSGAGITAATEGNADIGMASRELKDEEKAALGYKAIAMDGIAVVVNKNNANEDLTLEQIRQIFTGEVRNWEDL; encoded by the coding sequence ATGAAAACAATGAAAAAATGGTTGACCATGGCGTTGACAGTGGCATTGGTGCTAGGGCTGGCAGCCTGCGGCGGCAATGCCGGATCAAGTGAGTCGTCCAAAGAATCTTCGGCGGCGTCCAGCAAAGCCGAATCCAGCTCGGAAGCAAAGAGTGAGACCAAGAGCGAAAAGGTGACCGGTGCAAAGGGGGAAATCAACGTGGTTTCCCGCGAGGCCGGATCGGGCACGCGCGGTGCGTTTATCGAGATCGCCGGCATTGAAGTCAAAGAGGGCGACCAGAAAGTCGATAAGACGTACGAAGCCGCTGTTGTACAGCAGGGCACCGATGCGGTCATCACCTATGTTTCCGGCGACGATCGCGGAATCGGCTACATCTCCCTCGGTTCGCTGAACGATACGGTCAAAGCGCTCAAAGTGGAAGGTGTGGCGCCGAGCGAAGAGACCGTCAAAGATGGCAGCTACAAGATTGCCCGTCCGTTCAACATCTGCTACAAAGAGGACAGCCTGAGCGACGTGGCGAAAGACTTCATCGACTTCATTTTCTCGAAGAAGGGGCAGGAAATCGTCTTGGCGAACAACGTCGTTCCCGTCGACTCGGCAGCGCCGGAATATGCGAACACGGAAAAGCTCTCCGGCAAGATCACGATTCAGGGTTCGACTTCTGTGGATCCCGTAATGGAAGCCATCATCGAGGCGTACAACGAAGTGCAGCCGGATGTCAAGATTGAAAAGACCGCGAACGGCTCGGGCGCGGGCATCACCGCCGCCACGGAAGGCAACGCGGACATCGGTATGGCATCCCGTGAGCTCAAAGATGAAGAAAAAGCGGCATTGGGCTACAAAGCCATTGCCATGGACGGCATTGCCGTTGTTGTGAACAAAAACAATGCAAACGAAGATCTGACGTTGGAACAGATTCGTCAAATCTTCACCGGCGAAGTAAGAAACTGGGAAGATCTCTAA
- a CDS encoding FAD:protein FMN transferase, whose protein sequence is MFKNKRLCSVILAGLLLLSGCGKKTPGAALSEEKSAESSQSVGEAQTSSQNLEDLKSGYVEKGEWLDGADGKRWWKATGTFYDAFDTVISITLYTANEETFQRLYAAARAEYEHLHKLYDRYHTYEGVNNVYTINQAAGKEPVAVEDALFDLLAFGKEWAPVAQGKVNIAMGAVLELWHDVREAAGAMENGAPAKSSQKNSDTAPAKKAVLPTQEALEEAARHCAIDRVELDAANKTVYLPDTQMSLDVGSIAKGYATERVAQQLEQQAGADGVHGIINAGGNVRTLGAPIDGRTQWVIGVQDPKIGNAEPIVGLRIGADVSVVTSGDYQRYFVIDGKRYNHIIDPDTLYPGELYASVTVVAKDSGVSDFLSTAAFLMDEAQTEELQKAVQEKIGEKVDFLWIYDDERVERTQGIEIQ, encoded by the coding sequence ATGTTTAAGAACAAACGTCTCTGTAGCGTCATTCTTGCGGGTTTACTCCTACTAAGCGGCTGCGGAAAGAAAACGCCGGGCGCAGCGTTATCCGAAGAAAAATCGGCGGAGTCGTCGCAAAGCGTCGGGGAAGCGCAGACGTCCTCCCAAAATCTGGAAGATCTCAAAAGCGGATATGTTGAAAAAGGAGAATGGCTGGACGGCGCGGACGGAAAACGGTGGTGGAAGGCGACCGGCACTTTTTACGATGCGTTCGATACGGTGATTTCCATTACACTCTACACGGCCAATGAAGAAACCTTCCAACGGCTGTATGCGGCGGCGCGCGCGGAGTATGAGCATCTGCACAAGCTCTACGACCGCTACCACACCTACGAAGGCGTGAATAATGTCTATACGATTAACCAAGCGGCGGGAAAGGAACCCGTTGCCGTGGAGGATGCGCTCTTTGATCTCCTTGCATTCGGCAAAGAGTGGGCACCCGTCGCCCAAGGAAAGGTCAATATTGCCATGGGTGCGGTTTTGGAACTGTGGCACGATGTCCGCGAAGCGGCGGGCGCGATGGAAAACGGAGCACCGGCAAAGTCTTCGCAGAAAAACAGCGATACAGCGCCTGCGAAAAAAGCGGTGCTGCCGACACAAGAAGCACTTGAAGAAGCCGCGCGCCACTGCGCCATTGACCGTGTCGAGTTGGATGCGGCGAATAAGACGGTTTATTTACCCGATACACAGATGAGCCTAGATGTCGGATCGATTGCCAAGGGGTATGCCACAGAGCGCGTGGCGCAGCAGTTGGAACAACAGGCGGGAGCGGACGGGGTACACGGCATTATCAACGCCGGCGGCAATGTGCGCACGCTGGGCGCGCCGATCGACGGGCGAACCCAGTGGGTGATCGGCGTACAGGATCCGAAGATCGGAAATGCGGAGCCCATCGTCGGCCTTCGCATCGGTGCGGATGTATCCGTGGTCACCTCCGGCGATTATCAACGCTATTTTGTGATCGACGGGAAGCGCTACAATCACATCATTGACCCGGATACGCTCTATCCCGGAGAGCTTTATGCATCGGTGACGGTAGTGGCCAAGGATTCAGGCGTGAGTGACTTTTTGTCTACTGCGGCTTTTCTGATGGATGAGGCGCAAACGGAAGAACTGCAAAAAGCCGTACAGGAAAAGATCGGAGAAAAGGTCGATTTTTTGTGGATTTATGACGATGAACGTGTGGAGCGAACGCAAGGGATTGAAATTCAATAA
- a CDS encoding DUF3825 domain-containing protein: MKIDEYLIRDDGNTEMLYRFAFLGKREFLAEHIQALADLAEKENWTTAGSDVPNDILLNYIVHTFGKAAEEDLVLINPAKSYACFNTGLITENGEDIIALFNQFNSRNDRGPSLRWHLYGFLKESDRDLMNNFSETPAVVSYFSDPSDLYFDPNRELVNNLDHILDDNLERFPEALREKGPAYIGSLLPHAMQLTLKRCRRNYRIVVPQYYRNQITYLLPVYLDGYLMCLAVEEINKRYRVNTVLTLEMAYKNARLLMKPESDWLTVQQVGHV, translated from the coding sequence ATGAAAATTGATGAGTATTTGATTCGTGATGACGGCAATACGGAAATGCTGTACCGTTTTGCTTTTTTGGGAAAACGCGAATTTCTGGCGGAGCACATTCAGGCATTGGCCGATTTAGCGGAGAAAGAGAATTGGACCACCGCCGGATCGGATGTGCCCAATGACATTCTGCTGAATTATATTGTTCATACATTCGGAAAGGCAGCGGAAGAAGACCTGGTTCTGATCAATCCCGCAAAAAGTTACGCCTGCTTCAATACCGGACTGATTACGGAAAACGGGGAAGATATTATTGCGCTGTTTAACCAATTCAACAGCCGCAATGACCGGGGGCCGTCTCTGCGTTGGCATTTATACGGCTTTCTGAAAGAGTCCGATCGGGACTTGATGAACAACTTTTCAGAGACCCCGGCGGTGGTTTCCTATTTCAGCGATCCGTCGGATCTCTATTTCGATCCGAATCGCGAGCTCGTCAATAATCTGGATCATATTCTGGATGACAATTTGGAGCGCTTTCCGGAAGCATTGCGGGAAAAAGGACCCGCGTATATCGGTTCCCTGTTGCCCCATGCCATGCAGTTAACACTGAAGCGTTGTCGCCGTAATTATCGCATCGTCGTGCCGCAATACTACCGCAATCAGATCACCTACCTGCTTCCGGTGTATCTGGATGGCTATCTGATGTGTCTTGCCGTTGAAGAGATCAATAAGCGCTACCGTGTCAATACCGTCTTGACCTTGGAAATGGCATATAAGAATGCGCGCCTCCTGATGAAACCGGAATCAGATTGGCTGACGGTGCAGCAGGTGGGTCATGTTTAA
- a CDS encoding aminopeptidase C: MMIEKKLLDSFQKRFDGDAKAQAVKNAVARVGFEEASFNNEVLRKHSFVFSEETKRGEITNQQKSGRCWMFSALNVARVSVMNKLNLKTFEFSQNYTFFWDKLEKSNYFLETILETLDEATDSRVIKHLLQAPVQDGGQWDMFAAILKKYGAVPKSVMPETFHSSNSAQMDSLLTTRLREDACRLRQAYRAGKPVEELRGYKEEMLYEIYNILTKALGQVPTVFSYSYRDEEGVYHRLENITPTEFFREYVGWDLDSRISLINAPTEDKPYGKAYTVQYLGTIHEAPPVRYVNVPMEDLKQAAIRSIQAGDPVWYGCDVGQRLARKQGIMDEEMFDYADTLGVTFSMTKAERLDYSESLLTHAMVLVGVDLDANGKPKTWKVENSWGDENGDKGIYSMSDAWMDEFAYQIMVDRKYVDEKWLRAYDGEVTVLKPWDPIGSLARMQ; the protein is encoded by the coding sequence ATTATGATCGAAAAGAAATTGTTGGACTCTTTTCAGAAGCGTTTTGACGGCGATGCGAAGGCGCAGGCAGTGAAAAATGCCGTGGCACGTGTCGGCTTTGAAGAAGCTTCCTTTAATAATGAGGTGCTGCGCAAGCATTCCTTTGTTTTTTCGGAAGAGACGAAGCGGGGCGAAATTACCAATCAACAAAAGAGCGGTCGCTGCTGGATGTTTTCAGCATTGAACGTCGCGCGCGTATCGGTCATGAACAAATTGAATCTTAAGACCTTTGAATTTTCACAGAACTATACATTTTTCTGGGATAAATTGGAAAAGTCCAATTATTTCCTGGAAACCATTTTGGAGACCTTGGATGAAGCGACCGATTCACGCGTAATCAAGCACCTGCTGCAGGCGCCCGTACAGGACGGGGGACAATGGGATATGTTTGCCGCTATCCTGAAAAAATACGGCGCCGTGCCGAAGTCGGTCATGCCGGAGACCTTCCATTCGTCGAATTCGGCGCAAATGGACAGCCTTTTGACCACGCGGCTGCGCGAAGATGCGTGCCGGCTGCGCCAGGCATACCGAGCCGGCAAGCCGGTCGAGGAGCTTCGCGGGTACAAAGAAGAAATGTTGTATGAAATTTACAATATTCTAACCAAGGCTCTGGGGCAGGTGCCGACCGTATTTTCTTACAGTTACCGCGATGAAGAAGGCGTCTATCACCGCCTTGAAAATATAACGCCGACGGAATTTTTCCGGGAATATGTCGGTTGGGATCTGGATTCCCGCATCAGCCTGATCAACGCACCGACAGAGGATAAGCCTTACGGAAAGGCATATACCGTCCAATACCTAGGCACCATTCACGAAGCGCCGCCGGTGCGTTACGTCAATGTGCCGATGGAGGATTTGAAACAGGCGGCGATTCGCTCCATTCAGGCGGGGGATCCCGTCTGGTATGGTTGTGATGTCGGACAGCGCCTTGCGCGCAAACAGGGCATTATGGACGAAGAGATGTTCGATTATGCCGATACATTGGGCGTGACATTTTCGATGACCAAGGCGGAGCGTCTCGATTACAGTGAGAGCCTGTTGACCCACGCGATGGTGTTGGTCGGGGTGGATTTAGATGCGAATGGCAAGCCGAAGACTTGGAAAGTGGAAAATAGCTGGGGCGATGAAAATGGCGACAAGGGCATCTATTCGATGAGCGATGCGTGGATGGACGAATTCGCTTATCAGATCATGGTCGATCGCAAGTACGTCGATGAAAAATGGCTGCGTGCGTATGACGGCGAAGTCACGGTACTCAAACCGTGGGATCCCATCGGTTCATTGGCGCGAATGCAATAA
- a CDS encoding DegV family protein, whose product MSHLFWIYTDASADIAASVVSAPHVGVVPMDCQVEGAKTITVGGPQDEGSRDAVYAELAKQRKMATSQVGPLRYIETFAPHLEAGEDVLYLSLSSGLSSTVDSARMAQRELAEKYPQAELVVIDSLTVTAGLGLLVDTALQCRNAGCSLQETVEKIQKIAPHIRHWYVVDDLNHLYRNGRLSRTSALLGTALQIKPVLNVSPDGKLGVYEKKRGRKAADRALMEHYFEDRDTADKRLFVLYSSEKEKAEDYAQQILARDPEIQIELCRLSPIIAIHTGPGCLTLIYMGATPR is encoded by the coding sequence ATGAGCCATTTATTTTGGATTTATACCGATGCGAGCGCGGATATCGCAGCTTCAGTCGTTTCCGCACCGCATGTGGGCGTGGTGCCCATGGATTGTCAGGTGGAAGGTGCCAAAACCATTACCGTTGGAGGTCCGCAGGATGAGGGTTCGCGCGATGCCGTCTATGCAGAGTTGGCAAAACAACGAAAAATGGCGACCAGTCAGGTGGGGCCTCTGCGTTATATCGAGACTTTTGCGCCGCATCTGGAAGCCGGCGAAGATGTCCTGTATTTGAGCTTGTCAAGCGGTCTGTCGTCGACGGTGGACTCGGCACGCATGGCACAGCGGGAATTGGCGGAGAAGTATCCGCAGGCGGAACTGGTTGTTATCGACAGTTTGACAGTGACGGCGGGGCTGGGACTTCTTGTGGATACCGCACTGCAATGTCGCAATGCCGGCTGCAGTCTCCAGGAAACAGTGGAAAAAATTCAGAAAATTGCGCCCCACATTCGTCACTGGTATGTGGTGGACGATTTGAATCATCTGTATCGCAACGGGCGATTGTCGCGCACATCGGCCCTTTTGGGAACGGCATTGCAAATCAAACCCGTCCTCAATGTTTCTCCGGACGGAAAGTTGGGCGTCTATGAAAAGAAACGCGGTCGCAAAGCCGCCGATCGGGCGTTGATGGAACATTACTTCGAAGATCGCGATACGGCGGATAAGCGTTTGTTCGTTCTCTACAGCAGTGAAAAGGAAAAGGCGGAAGACTATGCGCAGCAGATTTTGGCAAGAGATCCGGAAATTCAAATCGAGCTGTGTCGTCTGTCGCCGATCATTGCTATACACACCGGCCCAGGTTGTTTGACTTTAATTTATATGGGAGCGACACCGCGGTAA
- a CDS encoding DUF1002 domain-containing protein gives MNENRKTDRRCGRFHRGAAGALAAALLLGAWVAPLRAVQAAELKQPVYAYGESLTPEEKDTTAKLLGVSDGAKEMVVKIDELNGLLHDNYPYNQVYSSVYLEPMETKQGVEVEIKTPDTITEITPLQYQNAAITAGAINLRIRVASVKAVDGSGALGGVYKAFLESGEALPTVNVEVAQKELEVTAEINQANQGKEGYSNEALNAALAEMKAEIQKIKEETGKVTSENITNVVQNIINNYQLNLSLTDEQVKQLQDFLQKFSEIEFTSEQKKALADFGKSVLEQGGKLLEHVKSSWEGLSPEVKSGIGGFFASLWDGIVSFFQGLFGGN, from the coding sequence ATGAACGAAAATCGAAAAACCGACCGCCGCTGCGGTCGGTTTCACCGGGGTGCGGCGGGAGCACTTGCTGCCGCGCTGCTGTTGGGGGCATGGGTTGCTCCGCTGCGCGCGGTGCAGGCGGCGGAGTTAAAACAACCGGTTTATGCCTACGGCGAGAGCTTGACGCCGGAAGAAAAGGACACCACGGCGAAGCTGCTGGGTGTGTCGGACGGCGCGAAGGAGATGGTCGTTAAAATCGACGAACTCAACGGATTATTGCATGACAACTATCCGTACAATCAGGTGTATTCTTCCGTGTACTTAGAGCCGATGGAGACGAAACAGGGCGTTGAGGTGGAAATCAAAACGCCCGATACCATTACGGAGATTACGCCGTTGCAGTATCAGAACGCGGCGATTACGGCGGGTGCGATCAATCTGCGTATTCGCGTGGCATCGGTCAAAGCTGTGGACGGTTCCGGGGCGTTGGGCGGCGTGTATAAGGCATTTTTAGAGTCCGGGGAAGCGTTGCCGACGGTCAATGTCGAGGTCGCTCAAAAAGAGCTGGAAGTCACCGCCGAGATCAACCAAGCCAATCAAGGGAAAGAGGGCTACTCCAACGAAGCGCTCAATGCGGCGCTGGCGGAAATGAAGGCGGAAATTCAGAAAATCAAAGAGGAAACAGGCAAGGTGACCAGTGAGAATATCACCAATGTCGTACAAAACATTATCAATAACTACCAACTGAATCTCTCGCTGACGGACGAACAGGTCAAGCAGCTGCAGGATTTTCTGCAAAAATTCTCGGAGATCGAATTTACGTCGGAACAGAAGAAAGCGCTGGCGGACTTCGGAAAATCCGTATTGGAGCAGGGCGGAAAGCTGTTGGAACACGTGAAATCCTCTTGGGAAGGACTGAGCCCGGAAGTCAAAAGCGGTATCGGTGGTTTTTTTGCCAGTCTTTGGGATGGCATCGTGTCCTTTTTTCAGGGACTGTTCGGTGGGAATTAA
- a CDS encoding glycerate kinase, which translates to MNGKIAQEQIVKEAIAACLPDAAVQRALRDLPQTTGKKILVAVGKAAWRMAKAALEAENVSFDDGIVITKYGHVEGPLEGVRCYEAGHPILDENSLQATEAALETVRGLASEDLVVVLLSGGGSALFEKPLIPLEELTTLTDALLAKGANIVEMNRVRKRFSGVKGGRFALACAPAQVYNIILSDIIGDPIDMIASGPTYPDDSTCAQAQAVIAKYDIPLSAAAQKLLVVETPAELTNVQTTVSGSVTELCCAARSACERLGYATEILTTSMDCEAREAGRLLGSIGHTHAGDTTPRAYLFGGETVVHLRGKGKGGRNQELALAAAPLIAGCDTVRIFSFGSDGTDGPTDAAGGCCDGNTMAALKKAGVSLDAALADNDAYHALGAVNQLIFTGPTGTNVNDLSVVLITPEDKIGRKE; encoded by the coding sequence ATGAACGGGAAAATAGCGCAGGAGCAAATCGTAAAAGAAGCGATCGCCGCTTGTTTACCGGACGCGGCGGTGCAGCGTGCGCTGCGGGATTTGCCGCAAACGACGGGGAAAAAGATACTGGTCGCGGTTGGAAAAGCGGCGTGGCGGATGGCGAAGGCGGCGTTGGAAGCGGAAAATGTGTCGTTTGATGACGGCATTGTCATTACGAAATATGGCCATGTGGAAGGTCCGCTGGAAGGGGTGCGCTGTTATGAAGCGGGGCATCCGATTCTCGATGAAAATTCACTTCAGGCGACGGAAGCGGCATTGGAAACGGTACGCGGATTGGCGTCCGAAGATCTGGTCGTGGTGCTTTTGTCCGGCGGTGGTTCCGCTTTGTTTGAAAAGCCATTGATTCCGTTGGAAGAACTCACGACGTTGACGGATGCGCTATTGGCAAAGGGTGCAAATATTGTGGAGATGAATCGCGTACGCAAGCGTTTTTCCGGCGTAAAGGGCGGACGTTTTGCGCTGGCTTGCGCACCGGCACAGGTTTATAATATCATCCTCAGTGACATTATCGGGGATCCAATCGACATGATCGCTTCCGGACCGACCTATCCGGACGACTCCACGTGTGCACAGGCGCAGGCGGTCATTGCGAAATACGACATCCCCCTGTCGGCGGCAGCGCAGAAGCTGCTGGTCGTGGAAACGCCGGCGGAGCTTACGAATGTGCAGACGACGGTGTCCGGCAGCGTGACGGAGTTGTGCTGCGCCGCGCGGAGTGCCTGTGAACGTCTGGGTTATGCGACAGAAATTCTGACGACGTCGATGGACTGCGAGGCGCGCGAAGCCGGTCGTCTGCTGGGTTCGATCGGACACACGCACGCCGGGGATACGACGCCGCGCGCCTATCTGTTCGGCGGAGAAACGGTCGTACATCTGCGCGGCAAAGGAAAGGGCGGCAGGAATCAGGAATTGGCGTTGGCAGCGGCACCGCTCATCGCCGGATGTGACACCGTGCGCATTTTCAGCTTTGGCAGCGACGGGACGGACGGTCCGACCGATGCCGCCGGCGGCTGCTGTGACGGCAATACGATGGCGGCGTTGAAAAAAGCTGGTGTTTCGTTGGATGCTGCGCTTGCCGACAACGACGCCTATCACGCACTTGGCGCCGTTAACCAATTGATTTTTACCGGTCCCACGGGGACCAATGTCAATGACCTTTCGGTGGTTTTAATCACGCCGGAAGACAAAATTGGGAGGAAAGAATGA